Genomic window (Caldibacillus debilis DSM 16016):
TATGTCATCAAATACCATCCCCGCTTCGCCAATCACGACATCCCGATCTGGTTTAACCGGGATTATGAATTCCCGATGGAAGGCGGCGACGAATTGGTGCTGTCGAAGGACACGATTGCCATCGGAATCAGCGCCCGTACCGCCGCAAAGGCGATTGAACGGTTCGCCCTGAACCTATTCAAACGCCAGCAAGAAATCAAACGGGTCGTTGCGGTGGAAATTCCCAAGAGCCGTGCATTCATGCATCTGGACACGGTTTTCACGATGGTGGACTACGACAAATTTACCATCCATCCCGCCATCCAAGGCCCGGAAGGGAATATGAACATCTTCATCCTCGAAAAGGGCAAAGATGAAGAAACGTTGAAAATCACCCGCAAAACCAATCTTCTGGAAACGTTGAAGGAAGTTCTCGGACTGAAGGAAATCGCCCTCATTCCCTGCGGCGGCGGCGACGACATCGCGGGCCCGAGGGAACAATGGAACGACGGTTCCAACACGTTGGCGATTGCCCCGGGCGTTGTCGTTACTTACGACCGCAACTACGTATCCAACCAGCTGTTGAGGGAAAACGGGGTTGAAGTCATCGAAGTCTTGAGCTCGGAACTGGCAAGAGGGCGCGGGGGTCCCCGTTGCATGAGCATGCCGCTCGTAAGAAAAGACATCTGAGAACATACGCAAACAAGAAAAACGAAAAAGACATGGAGGTTCAGGTATGGAAACGGTATTGTCGGATCGCTTGCTTGGCAGAAGCTTTTTAACGCTGAAAGAATTTACGGAAGAGGAAATCCTTTATCTCATCGATTTGGCTGCGGAACTGAAGGAGAAAAAGAAGAAAGGCATTCCGCACCGCTATTTGGAAGGCCAAAACATCGCCCTGCTCTTTGAAAAACCATCCACCAGAACCCGCTGTGCCTTCACCGTGGCCTGCGTTGATTTGGGCGCCCATCCCGAATACTTGGGCAAAAACGACATCCAATTCGGCAAAAAGGAATCCACGCGGGATACGGCGATCGTCCTCGGCCGGATG
Coding sequences:
- the arcA gene encoding arginine deiminase, translated to MKHPLHVTSEIGELQTVLLHRPGHEVENLTPDYLGRLLFDDIPYLPIIQKEHDYFAQTLRNRGVEVLYLTTLVTEALHTEEIREKFVDDILSESKITGEGVYRNLKEYLLSFPTKEMVEKIMAGVRKSEIPVSKKQHLYEMLEDHYPFYLDPMPNLYFTRDPAATIGNGLTINRMREEARRRESLFMTYVIKYHPRFANHDIPIWFNRDYEFPMEGGDELVLSKDTIAIGISARTAAKAIERFALNLFKRQQEIKRVVAVEIPKSRAFMHLDTVFTMVDYDKFTIHPAIQGPEGNMNIFILEKGKDEETLKITRKTNLLETLKEVLGLKEIALIPCGGGDDIAGPREQWNDGSNTLAIAPGVVVTYDRNYVSNQLLRENGVEVIEVLSSELARGRGGPRCMSMPLVRKDI